A single Lolium perenne isolate Kyuss_39 chromosome 6, Kyuss_2.0, whole genome shotgun sequence DNA region contains:
- the LOC127309045 gene encoding uncharacterized protein, whose amino-acid sequence MNATTSQQQNVLKRKSDDVGWEYGSLIDPSNLDKVKCMFCNHVSTGGIYRLKQHVGHVSNAVAKCKKSSQEAKDKCKKSLEEASKKRREKTIRELELRDSVNISGVGDEEVNIVGRSEPHKLGPLDKWTRPIDPKLTQAEALHQQKINKELWKKKTHEVQQYVARWMYNHAIPFNACDNDDFKLMCEAIGRFGPGFEPPSKHDLRETLLTEEHARVKSLLQERDAEKMKNGCSIMTDAWSDRKRRSIMNLCTNCADGSSFLRSKEMSAVSHTSEVIFQLVDEGIEEIGPEHVVQVVTDNASNNMGAKKILLEKRPNMFWSSCATHTINLMLQGIGNLPRFMKVIDKAKAFTIFVYGHTRTLDCMRHFSSGKEIIRPGVTRFASAYLTLESLLDKKDQLRKMVVDGRWDSLREVKSKNGKAATATIMSMAFWKDVKLCLNVSEPLVKVLRMVDGDVKPSMGFVYGEIVKAKKEIKEVYGNVASRYKDVIVVVEKKMKDRLDSPLHLAAYLLNPYYSYADTNIFDDGTITEGFISCVETFYHGDDSKQDQAVNVELRKFQNREGSFAKKLARTCQNFEYNAASWWKLYGNEVPTLQRMAMRILSLTSGASACERNWSTFENIHTKKRNRLTTGRLNDLSFIKFNSRMMAKKQMIKEKKIADVLFSTETTEAQGFLFEGGDDCAVVIYRDEDEEEMDSTVPMEVDEQLEPRRSARLRQLYEAEEFDSEEEEFDDEEEKHSDDADD is encoded by the exons ATGAATGCTACAACATCGCAGCAACAAAATGTTCTTAAGAGGAAGTCCGATGATGTAGGATGGGAGTATGGGAGTCTAATTGATCCTTCCAATCTGGATAAAGTGAAGTGTATGTTTTGCAACCATGTGAGCACTGGAGGTATTTATCGTTTGAAGCAGCATGTGGGTCATGTTAGTAATGCTGTGGCAAAATGCAAGAAAAGCTCACAGGAAGCTAAAGACAAGTGCAAGAAATCTCTCGAGGAGGCATCTAAGAAGAGAAGGGAAAAGACTATCCGTGAGCTAGAGCTTAGAGATAGTGTGAATATTTCTGGTGTTGGGGATGAAGAAGTTAATATTGTTGGAAGATCGGAACCACACAAGTTAGGTCCGCTTGACAAGTGGACACGTCCAATTGATCCTAAATTAACTCAAGCTGAAGCCCTGCATCAACAGAAGATAAACAAGGAACTTTGGAAAAAGAAAACTCATGAAGTGCAACAATATGTGGCTAGATGGATGTACAATCATG CTATACCATTCAATGCTTGTGATAACGATGATTTCAAGTTAATGTGCGAGGCCATTGGGAGATTTGGCCCCGGATTTGAGCCACCTTCTAAACATGACCTTAGGGAGACTTTGCTTACTGAGGAGCATGCAAGAGTGAAGAGTTTACTGCAGGAACGTGATGCTGAAAAGATGAAGAATGGCTGCTCCATAATGACTGATGCTTGGTCAGATAGGAAGAGGAGAAGCATAATGAATTTGTGCACAAATTGTGCGGATGGATCAAGTTTTCTCAGGTCAAAGGAGATGTCGGCTGTATCCCACACGAGTGAAGTAATATTTCAACTAGTGGATGAAGGAATTGAGGAAATAGGCCCGGAACATGTGGTGCAAGTAGTGACTGACAATGCCTCGAACAATATGGGAGCAAAGAAGATACTGTTGGAGAAGAGGCCAAACATGTTTTGGAGCTCTTGTGCCACACACACCATCAACTTGATGCTGCAAGGAATTGGAAACCTTCCAAGGTTCATGAAAGTAATTGACAAAGCAAAAGCATTCACTATCTTTGTCTATGGGCACACACGGACCTTGGACTGCATGCGCCACTTCTCTTCAGGGAAAGAGATCATAAGGCCAGGGGTCACTAGATTTGCTTCCGCTTATCTAACATTGGAAAGCCTTCTGGACAAGAAGGATCAACTAAGGAAGATGGTGGTTGATGGTAGATGGGATAGTCTGAGAGAAGTTAAATCAAAAAATGGTAAGGCGGCAACAGCCACGATTATGAGCATGGCTTTTTGGAAAGATGTGAAGCTTTGCTTGAATGTTTCTGAGCCTTTGGTGAAAGTCCTTCGTATGGTTGATGGGGATGTCAAGCCATCTATGGGTTTTGTTTATGGAGAAATAGTTAAGGCAAAGAAAGAGATCAAGGAAGTGTATGGCAATGTGGCATCCCGTTACAAAGATGTGATTGTAGTTGTTGAGAAAAAGATGAAAGATCGACTTGATTCTCCATTGCACTTGGCTGCATACTTGCTGAATCCTTATTATAGTTATGCTGATACTAACATATTTGATGATGGCACAATAACTGAAGGGTTCATCAGTTGCGTCGAGACCTTTTATCACGGTGATGATTCCAAGCAAGATCAAGCTGTCAATGTGGAATTGAGGAAATTCCAGAATAGAGAAGGATCATTTGCAAAAAAGCTCGCGAGGACGTGTCAAAACTTTGAATATAATGCAG CATCTTGGTGGAAGCTCTACGGAAATGAAGTGCCAACTCTACAGAGGATGGCTATGAGAATCCTCTCATTGACCTCAGGTGCTTCAGCTTGTGAAAGGAATTGGAGTACCTTCGAAAAT ATTCATACAAAGAAAAGAAATAGGCTGACTACAGGACGCCTAAACGATCTATCTTTCATAAAATTTAATTCAAGAATGATGGCCAAGAAACAGATGATCAAGGAAAAGAAGATTGCTGATGTCCTCTTTTCTACTGAAACTActgaagctcaaggttttcttttTGAGGGAGGAGATGATTGTGCTGTGGTCATCTATAGGGACGAGGATGAGGAAGAGATGGATAGTACAGTACCAATGGAAGTTGATGAACAACTTGAGCCACGTAGAAGTGCAAGACTAAGACAACTTTATGAAGCTGAGGAATTTGATTCTGAAGAAGAAGAGTTTGATGATGAGGAAGAGAAGCATTCAGATGATGCAGATGACTAA